The following proteins come from a genomic window of Nostoc sp. ATCC 53789:
- a CDS encoding photosystem I reaction center subunit VIII, with protein sequence MAASFLPSIFVPIIGWVLPAITFAFLFLYIESDDIS encoded by the coding sequence ATGGCAGCTTCCTTTTTGCCTTCTATCTTCGTTCCCATCATTGGTTGGGTTTTGCCAGCTATAACCTTCGCATTTCTGTTTTTATACATTGAAAGCGACGATATCAGCTGA
- a CDS encoding photosystem II reaction center protein J, whose translation MSGSGRIPLWVVATIAGLGIITVLGIFFYGAYAGLGSSI comes from the coding sequence GTGTCTGGAAGTGGGAGAATTCCCCTGTGGGTCGTCGCTACGATCGCAGGTTTAGGTATAATTACAGTCTTGGGCATTTTCTTTTATGGTGCCTACGCCGGACTCGGTTCTTCGATTTAA
- a CDS encoding photosystem II reaction center protein L produces the protein MVERSPNPNNQPVELNRTSLYLGLLLVFVLGILFSSYFFN, from the coding sequence ATGGTAGAAAGATCGCCCAATCCCAATAATCAGCCGGTTGAACTAAACCGGACTTCGCTATACCTGGGACTACTACTAGTTTTCGTTCTGGGGATTCTGTTTTCTAGTTACTTCTTTAACTAA
- the psbF gene encoding cytochrome b559 subunit beta: protein MTSGNNINQPVTYPIFTVRWLAVHTLGVPTVFFLGAIAAMQFIHR from the coding sequence ATGACTAGCGGCAATAACATCAATCAACCAGTTACCTATCCAATTTTTACCGTTAGATGGCTGGCAGTACACACTTTAGGTGTACCAACTGTATTCTTTTTAGGCGCGATCGCCGCAATGCAATTTATTCACCGTTAG
- the psbE gene encoding cytochrome b559 subunit alpha yields MSGTTGERPFSDIITSVRYWVIHSITIPALFIAGWLFVSTGLAYDAFGTPRPNEYFTPARQEVPIVKNRFEAKKQVEQFIGK; encoded by the coding sequence ATGTCAGGTACCACTGGAGAACGTCCGTTTTCGGACATCATTACTAGCGTTCGTTACTGGGTAATTCACAGCATCACCATCCCAGCATTGTTTATTGCTGGTTGGCTATTTGTCAGCACCGGACTGGCTTATGATGCTTTTGGTACACCACGTCCCAATGAGTATTTCACACCAGCACGGCAAGAAGTGCCTATTGTGAAGAACCGTTTTGAAGCTAAAAAACAAGTTGAACAATTTATTGGAAAGTAG
- a CDS encoding photosynthesis system II assembly factor Ycf48: protein MHSIVKGWQRIAALLIVVIMCIGCSKVPSVSYNPWKVISVPTESNLLDIAFTNNPEHGYLVGSNATLLETNDGGNTWKPITLQLDEQKYRFDSVSFAGKEGWIAGEPGLLLHTTDEGASWSRIPLSEKLPGSPIAVKALSDNTAEMATDVGAIYKTTDGGKNWKAQVESAVGVVRNLERSADGKYIAVSAKGSFYSTWEPGQDAWVPHNRNNSRRLENMGFTENGQLWLLARGGQVQFSDPTKPEEWQEAKYPELSTSWGLLDLAYRTPDEIWVGGGSGNLLRSGDGGKTWEKDRDIEEVAANLYKIVFLEPERGFIIGDRGVLLKYLPNPETTSPEAA, encoded by the coding sequence ATGCATTCAATTGTGAAAGGTTGGCAACGAATAGCTGCCTTGTTAATAGTAGTCATCATGTGCATCGGTTGTAGCAAAGTTCCTTCTGTTAGCTACAACCCCTGGAAAGTCATTTCTGTACCAACAGAATCGAATCTACTGGATATTGCTTTTACTAATAACCCTGAGCATGGCTACTTAGTAGGTAGCAATGCCACCCTATTGGAAACCAATGACGGTGGTAATACCTGGAAACCAATAACACTGCAACTGGATGAGCAAAAGTATCGTTTTGACTCAGTAAGTTTTGCAGGTAAAGAAGGCTGGATTGCCGGAGAGCCTGGACTGTTGCTGCATACCACGGATGAAGGTGCTTCTTGGTCGCGTATTCCCCTGAGCGAAAAGCTACCAGGTAGCCCGATCGCAGTTAAGGCACTATCAGACAATACAGCTGAAATGGCTACTGATGTTGGAGCCATATATAAGACCACAGACGGCGGCAAAAACTGGAAAGCCCAGGTGGAATCAGCAGTCGGTGTAGTGCGTAACTTGGAACGTTCTGCTGATGGTAAATATATTGCGGTTTCCGCTAAGGGTAGTTTCTACTCGACTTGGGAACCAGGGCAAGATGCTTGGGTACCTCATAACCGCAATAATTCTCGGCGGTTAGAAAACATGGGTTTTACTGAAAATGGGCAATTGTGGTTGCTAGCTAGAGGAGGTCAAGTTCAGTTTAGTGACCCAACTAAACCTGAAGAATGGCAAGAGGCAAAATATCCAGAGTTATCCACCAGTTGGGGTTTACTGGATTTGGCATATCGTACACCCGATGAAATTTGGGTAGGTGGCGGTAGCGGTAATTTGCTACGCAGTGGCGACGGTGGCAAAACCTGGGAAAAAGACCGTGACATAGAAGAAGTTGCGGCTAATTTGTATAAGATTGTGTTCTTAGAGCCAGAACGGGGATTTATAATTGGCGATCGCGGCGTTTTGCTCAAATATTTACCAAACCCTGAAACCACTTCCCCAGAGGCGGCTTAG
- a CDS encoding rubredoxin — MSEPAVETPVLDRYECRACGYVYEPEKGDDKHDIPSGILFAELPINWRCPVCSAKKTAFANIGPAGTASGFKENLGYGLGVNNLTPTQKNILIFGALALGFLFFISLYGLQ; from the coding sequence ATGAGCGAACCAGCTGTTGAGACTCCGGTGTTAGACCGCTACGAGTGTCGCGCCTGCGGTTATGTTTACGAACCTGAAAAGGGAGACGACAAGCATGATATTCCTTCAGGGATACTCTTTGCAGAACTGCCTATAAATTGGCGCTGTCCAGTTTGTAGTGCCAAGAAAACCGCTTTTGCCAACATCGGCCCTGCGGGTACTGCATCCGGTTTCAAAGAAAATCTCGGTTACGGTTTGGGTGTCAATAACCTAACGCCAACCCAAAAGAATATCTTAATTTTTGGCGCTTTGGCCCTTGGCTTCTTGTTTTTTATCAGTCTCTACGGCTTACAATGA
- the ndhC gene encoding photosynthetic/respiratory NAD(P)H-quinone oxidoreductase subunit C, with the protein MFVLSGYEYLLGFFIICSLVPALALSASKLLRPSSYSPERRTTYESGMEPIGGAWIQFNIRYYMFALVFVVFDVETVFLYPWAVAFHRLGLLAFIEALVFIAILVVALVYAWRKGALEWS; encoded by the coding sequence GTGTTTGTCCTCAGCGGTTACGAGTACCTTCTAGGCTTCTTCATAATCTGTAGCCTAGTACCTGCCTTAGCGCTCTCAGCTTCCAAGCTCCTACGACCCAGTAGTTACAGCCCAGAACGTCGCACTACTTATGAATCTGGTATGGAACCCATCGGGGGAGCCTGGATTCAGTTCAACATCCGCTACTACATGTTTGCTCTAGTCTTCGTCGTCTTTGATGTGGAGACTGTTTTCTTGTATCCTTGGGCGGTAGCTTTCCACCGTTTGGGGCTATTGGCTTTTATTGAAGCGCTAGTCTTTATTGCAATTCTTGTAGTCGCTTTAGTTTACGCATGGCGTAAAGGAGCTTTGGAATGGTCTTGA